From one Catharus ustulatus isolate bCatUst1 chromosome 1, bCatUst1.pri.v2, whole genome shotgun sequence genomic stretch:
- the CASD1 gene encoding N-acetylneuraminate 9-O-acetyltransferase, whose product MAALAYTGGKREINYYFSVRSAKALALGAVLLLTACHAASRRYRGGDTCEYLLSSGRFLGEKVWQPHSCMMHKYKNSEAKDCLIDKHVVFIGDSRIRQLFYSFIKLINPQVKEEGIKHGNIPFEDKSASIKVDFLWYPEVNGSMRQRIKSWTEGSVAKPHIIVVGAATWSIKIHNGSNEALAQYKINITSIAPLLEKLAISSDVYWVLQDPVYEDMLSESRKMITNEKIDAYNEAAVRILNSSSRNSKAKVKVFSVSKLIAQETIMKSVDGLHLPESSRDTNAMILMNVYCNKILKPIDGSCCQPQPPLTLIQKIAFCFFTLSIIGYLIISLIHRNNYRKNKSCTDLESGEEKKPAISTPNVSTLEMLLHCFCKLGLIMTYFYLCDRANLFMKENKFYTHSSFFIPIVYILVLGVFYTENTKETKVLNREQTDEWKGWMQLVILVYHISGASTFLPVYMHIRVLVAAYLFQTGYGHFSYFWIKGDFGVYRVCQVLFRLNFLVVVLCIVMDRPYQFYYFVPLVSVWFMIIYATLAVWPQIVQKKANGNCLWHFGLLLKLICLLTCIYFLSYSQGTFEKIFSFWPLSKCFELNGNVYEWWFRWKLDRYVVFHGMLFAFIYLALQKHQMISEGKGDPLFSNRVSNVLLFISIVSFLTYSIWASSCKNKTECNELHPSVSVVQILAFILIRNIPGYVRSVYSSFFAWFGKISLELFICQYHIWLAADTKGILVLIPGYPMFNVLVSTFIFVCVAHEISQITNDLAQIVVPKDNSTLLKRLLCIAGFFSGLHFFSAMQDQSRH is encoded by the exons ATGGCGGCGCTGGCCTACACCGGGGGCAAGCGGGAGATCAACTACTACTTCAGCGTGAGGAGCGCCAAGGCGCTGGCGCTGGGCGCCGTCCTGCTCCTCACCGCCTGCCACGCCGCCTCCCGCCGCTACCGAG GTGGTGATACATGTGAGTACCTTCTGTCCAGTGGGAGATTTCTTGGAGAAAAAGTATGGCAACCTCACAGTTGTATGATGCATAAGTATAAAAATAG tgAAGCAAAAGATTGCCTCATAGACAAGCATGTTGTGTTTATAGGAGATTCTAGAATTCGACAACTGTTCTATTCATTCATAAAACTGATAAATCCTCAAGTCAAAGAAGAGGGAATTAAG CATGGAAATATCCCATTTGAAGATAAATCTGCTTCAATTAAAGTG GACTTTCTGTGGTATCCAGAAGTTAATGGCTCTATGAGGCAACGTATCAAATCTTGGACTGAG gGTTCTGTGGCAAAACCTCATATAATTGTAGTAGGAGCTGCCACG tGGTCTATCAAGATTCACAATGGCAGCAACGAAGCCCTTGCACAATATAAAATCAATATCACTTCAATTGCACCTCTTTTGGAAAAATTAGCAATAAGTAGTGATGTTTACTGGGTCTTACAAG ATCCTGTTTATGAAGATATGCTGAGTGAAAGTCGGAAAATGATCACTAATGAGAAAATAGATGCTTATAATGAAGCAGCTGTTCGTATTCTGAACAGCAGCTCCCGAAATTCCAAAGCTAAAGTTAAAGTGTTCAGTGTGTCAAAATTGATAGCACAAGAAACTATCATGAAGTCTGTGGATGGCCTGCATCTCCCTGAATCAAGCAGAGATACA aatgcaATGATTCTTATGAATGTCTACTGCAATAAAATACTGAAACCCATTgatggctcctgctgccagcctcagCCTCCGCTCACTCTGATACAGAAGAtagctttctgtttttttacTTTGTCCATTATTGGATATTTAATTATCAGCTTAATTCATCGGAATAATTATCGAAAGAACAAATCATGCACTGATTTGGAAAGCGGAGAGGAGAAGAAACCTGCCATCAGCACACCTAATGTTTCTACTTTGGAGATGCTCTTACACTGCTTTTGCAAACTTGGTCTAATCATGACCTATTTTTATCTGTGTGACAGAGCAAATCTTttcatgaaggaaaataaattttacacACATTCATCTTTCTTCATACCAATCGTCTATATCTTGGTTTTGGGGGTATTTTATACTGAAAATACCAAAGAG ACTAAAGTGTTAAATAGAGAACAGACTGATGAATGGAAGGGCTGGATGCAACTTGTTATTTTGGTTTATCATATCTCTGGAGCGAGCACT TTTTTGCCTGTGTACATGCACATTCGAGTTCTGGTTGCTGCATATCTGTTTCAAACAGGTTATGGGCACTTCTCATATTTTTGGATAAAAGGGGACTTTGGTGTATACAGAGTGTGTCAG GTTTTATTTCGTCTCAATTTCTTGGTTGTAGTACTGTGCATAGTGATGGATCGACCTTACCAGTTCTACTATTTTGTGCCATTAGTCTCTGTCTGGTTTATGATCATTTATGCCACCTTAGCTGTATGGCCTCAGATTGTCCAGAAGAAAGCAAatg gGAACTGCCTATGGCACTTTGGTTTACTGCTGAAACTGATTTGCTTACTGACATGTATATATTTTCTGTCATATTCTCAG GGTACATTTGAGAAGATATTTTCGTTTTGGCCATTGTCCAAGTGTTTTGAACTGAATGGGAATGTCTATGAATGGTGGTTTAGGTGGAAGCTGGATCGCTAT GTGGTTTTTCATGGGAtgctctttgcttttatttatctgGCATTGCAGAAACATCAGATGatatcagaaggaaaaggagatcCTCTTTTCTCCAACAGAGtttcaaatgttttattatttatttcaattgtGTCTTTTTTG aCCTACTCTATTTGGGCTAGTAGCTGTAAAAACAAGACGGAGTGCAATGAGCTACAtccttctgtttctgtggtGCAG attttAGCTTTCATCCTCATCAGGAACATTCCCGGATATGTCCGATCTGTGTATAGCTCATTCTTCGCCTGGTTTGGCAAAATTTCTTTAGAG ctttTCATTTGCCAATACCATATTTGGCTGGCAGCAGACACAAAGGGGATTTTGGTGCTCATTCCTGGATATCCGATGTTTAATGTTCTTGTCAGCACTTTCATATTTGTGTGCGTGGCACATGAGATTTCTCAGATCACTAATGATCTAGCACAGATTGTGGTTCCTAAAGATAACTCAACTCTGCTGAAGAGGTTGCTATGCatagctggatttttttctggactaCACTTCTTCTCAGCAATGCAAGATCAGTCAAGGCATTAA